The genomic stretch AAATAGGAGTGGGGGGAACCTAATCCACTTGTCCACAAACATTATATCCCCATTTGACATGCCATATGGTAGGAATATGGTCTTCTCGAATAAGTCTCTAGATGGGGCCACCTAGAAATTCTGGTCCTTTCAGCCAGTGCtaaaaattttatggatatatTGTCTACATCACCGTCTACTCCTATTGTAACTTAACTTATATATCTTTAACCTGTCAAATGTAAAGCATAGCAAAATGATATATCAATTTTAGCAAGCTTGGTGTAATGGTAGAAAATAAAGAGTAAACATTAAATGCACGTTCGGCCAATAATGTAGAGATCCACAGAGTAGAGATTACTAAGAATTCTACATAAAGACtcccacaaccccccccccccaaaaaaaattaaaaatccaagTGGTTGTTTTTATCTCTGTAGATAAGGCTGCATGTGCCTTCTACTAGACTCACCAaatgtattttcatttttttgcactttgtttaaataaatttaaaattaagggTGGCCTAAAGTACATATGGTGCTCCAACCATATGTACTTTGTCTTGATTAATACAATTCTATAGGGTTTGTCTCGACTCCTATTACTTTGGGCACTCAAAAAGAATTTTAGTTATTGTAACTTTTTTCTAATTCAGTAGGAAAGCGTAGTCGTGCTAGGGATACCTATTTTCTATATAATAAATAACTTACCACAAGATAATAAAGTAATTTACAGATGAAAATAATTTACTCCAAATGAGTAATTTCAGTATTCTATTTTCCCCCTTCACTTCAAAATTCTGAAATTCCTTTAGTTAATTTACAAAACTGTTTTGCCCAGTTTATCTATGACCACCAAGAACTCAAGGGGATATAAGCAATTTACAATATTCTTTAGTTTCTTTATAAAATGACTCAATTAAGTAAAATGTTTTAGcttaagtaaaaaataaaaaatctaaagggtatttacagatggaaaatttaagaatttatTATGTAACATATAAATGTCATAACAATAGGACATGGGAACATTCATCCTACTATTTAAAacgattatttttttttaatcaaagttTTGATGATTGTATACTAAATCTTTCAAAGTTCGGATAacatatttttttcccaaaattatTCCAATATATAATAATTCTACTCCATTTAGACGATAAGATAAGGTAATGAATACTTCAACGGCCCAATCTAGCAAAAATGTCATAGGTTTTAAATACTAAACTGAATAAAGaaatcttaaaaaataataataacatagtaTTTAGTAGGGACAAATTTACATACCTGGAGCAATATACCCATGAGTTCCTTTAAGTGACGTCCAATTAGATGAGTCTTGCTTTAATAGTCTTGCAATGCCAAAATCAGATACCCGAGCCTCAAGTTCCAAGTCTAGCAATATATTTTTGCTTGAAATATCTCGATGAATTATTGGTGGAATACAATCATTATGCAAGTAAGACAAAGCATTGGCCACACTTTTGATGACATTTACTCTTTTCAACCAATCCAACTCCATAGCCTCAACTTGATTGCTCAAGATGCGTGCTAAGCTGCCTTTTTCCATGTACTCATAAATAAGAAACATGCATAGTGGATGGGAGCAAAACCCATAAAGTTTGACAATGTTCCGATGCCTTATTTCTGTTAGTATACGTATCTCATTCCCAAAGGTTTCATCATTAACTATAATTGTCTCACCTTCCAATGGATGGAACTTCTTCAAAGCTACAACATGGCCAGTAGGTAGCACTGCTctataaacattcccaaaagtTCCAGTTCCGATGCaatatttggaatcaaaattctCTGTTACTTGAATAATATCCTCATAAGCAATCTGGCCATCGAAATTCCATATTGAAAATATATTGCCATGATTTCTTGTTGTTGCTtctatatttcctttttttgcttttttgtgCAAGAGGTAGAAAACACCGATAATTGCAAGTGCTAGGAATACAATTCCTATCAAAGAAGCAAAGATGGATATGAGGACCTTATGTCCATTTTTCTTCAATCCCTTACTTCTACGAGATTGATTGCAGGGAAGTAGACCTTGAAGGTCACCACATAACCCTTTATTGTTTCTAAACGCTTGTGGCGAAGAAGCATTTCTAAAAACCCTATTGTTAGGAACAACACCCTCTAACTCATTGTCGGATAGATCAAGAGATACTAAGCTAACCatattttcaagagaaaaaggTATTGAGCCTGTGATCATATTATGGGATAAGTTCAAAATTTCCAGCATCATCAACTTTGCAAGCTCAGGTGGTATCGATCCACTAATTGAGTTATGACTAAGGTCCAATTGAACTTGCAGGGATACAAGATCACCAATTTGAGATGGAATGCTTCCATTCAATGAATTATAGCTCAAATTTAATGACAACAATTTGGAGCATTGACCAAGTTGTGTCGGGATTGATCCAATCAAGCAATTTGCCGATAGATCTAGATGGTCCAAATTGATTAACTTGCCGATTTCAACTGGTACACGCCCTGAAATCTGGTTGTCATTTAAATACAAAAGGAGCAATGTAGATAAGTTACCAAGTTCCCTTGGTATTTCTCCAGCAAGTTGGTTGGAAGAAAGATCAAGTTCTCCAAGTTGAGTTAACTGACCAACCTCAAGTGGTATCTTCCCACTAATATTATTTCCAGAAATCTTCAGAACGGACAAATTCTTACATTTTCCCCACTTTGGTGACAATTCTCCATATAGTCTGTTGTGACTTATATCAATGTAATGAAGATGTGGATGTACACCAAAATTGTCAGTTATATTTCCTACTAATCGGTTGTTGTCGAGTCGAACTCTCATTAAACTTGTGCAATTTCTAAAGTCAGGAAtaggacccatgagattattgTTAGAAACTAAAAATTGTTGAAGTGATCGCTCATGGCATATTTGTTGCGGTAAGCTTCCAGATAAGATGTTGTCGAACAATGCAAATTTTACAATAGATGCTTGGCTACCAAAGTCTTGAGGTATTGCACCAGATAATTGATTCGAACTCAAATGGAGGAACTCTAGTCTAGTTAAATTagacagagaatgagggattggaccATTGAGGTTGTTGAAAGATAGCTCCAAGTCAACcagatttttcatatctccGATTTCAGAAGGCACAggaccagataattgattgTCGTACAAATGGAGGCTCTTCAGTCTAGTTAAATTAGCCAGAGAATAAGGGATTGGACCACTGAGGTTGTTTTGTTGTAATGCCAAGTTAACcagatttttcatatctccaatttctaAAGGCACCAGACCAAATAATTGATTGCCAAACAGATGCAGGGTCTCTAGTCTAGTTAAATTagacagagaatgagggattggaccACTGAGGCTGTTTTGATATAGCACCAAGTCAAtcagatttttcatatctccGATTTCAGAAGGCATtggaccagataattgattcGAAAGCAAAGAGAGGGTCTCTAGTCTACTTAAATTagacagagaatgagggattCGACCACTTAGTTTGTTTGCAGATAGGTCCAACACAACCAAATTTTCTAGATTTCCCATTGCATAAGGTATTGGACCACTGAGTTCATTGGTATGCAAGTATAGAAAGTGAAGGTTGCTTAAATTAGCCAGGACATGGGGGATCATACCAGTGAATTTATTCGAACCTATTGCTAACTCAACCAGATTTTTCATATTCCCTATTTCTAAAGGAATTGTGCCACTGATTTCATTGCCATAGAGGTCTAAGAAGTGTAAGCTGCTTAAATTACTTAAGGGGGCCAGAACGCTGGAAAGATAATTATTGGAGAGATCAAGGAGGATGAGTTTGGAGAGGCTACCAATATGCACTGGTATGGGTCCTGTGAGTCCATTGGCACTGAGATTGAGACGAAGGAGattgggaaaagaagagaaggtgaAGTTGTGAAGCGTACCTTGCAGCTCCAGTCCTGGAAGGCTAATCTCAACCACGCTGGTTCGGGCTTTGTTACAAGTTATACCAAACCAGTTGCAGCAGGGGATTGGTGCTGAGGATGATGATGTAAGCTTCCAAGAATGGAGAGCAGGGACAGAGTAGTTTTGGAGAGTGGCTTTCCAGTTGAGTAGAGCCTCTGTTTCACTTGATGACGACTGAGAGGAAGAG from Macadamia integrifolia cultivar HAES 741 chromosome 14, SCU_Mint_v3, whole genome shotgun sequence encodes the following:
- the LOC122061409 gene encoding MDIS1-interacting receptor like kinase 2-like, with protein sequence MMLEILNLSHNMITGSIPFSLENMVSLVSLDLSDNELEGVVPNNRVFRNASSPQAFRNNKGLCGDLQGLLPCNQSRRSKGLKKNGHKVLISIFASLIGIVFLALAIIGVFYLLHKKAKKGNIEATTRNHGNIFSIWNFDGQIAYEDIIQVTENFDSKYCIGTGTFGNVYRAVLPTGHVVALKKFHPLEGETIIVNDETFGNEIRILTEIRHRNIVKLYGFCSHPLCMFLIYEYMEKGSLARILSNQVEAMELDWLKRVNVIKSVANALSYLHNDCIPPIIHRDISSKNILLDLELEARVSDFGIARLLKQDSSNWTSLKGTHGYIAPELAYTMVITEKCDVYSFGVLALETIMGRHPGELISSLTTLVGQKMLLRNMLDPCLTFPSDPKVAKEVISVVRIALACLRSHPQSRPTMHQVLEELLVIQPSSMEHFHTISIGDLNDIDVQ
- the LOC122060734 gene encoding probable leucine-rich repeat receptor-like protein kinase At1g35710; this encodes MDDITLYKLAIKMTHCKQHTYSTEPMAYYSSTRSSPTTSPTPFMSFFYLCLIILFLSTSSAFGSGLGVSSSQSSSSETEALLNWKATLQNYSVPALHSWKLTSSSSAPIPCCNWFGITCNKARTSVVEISLPGLELQGTLHNFTFSSFPNLLRLNLSANGLTGPIPVHIGSLSKLILLDLSNNYLSSVLAPLSNLSSLHFLDLYGNEISGTIPLEIGNMKNLVELAIGSNKFTGMIPHVLANLSNLHFLYLHTNELSGPIPYAMGNLENLVVLDLSANKLSGRIPHSLSNLSRLETLSLLSNQLSGPMPSEIGDMKNLIDLVLYQNSLSGPIPHSLSNLTRLETLHLFGNQLFGLVPLEIGDMKNLVNLALQQNNLSGPIPYSLANLTRLKSLHLYDNQLSGPVPSEIGDMKNLVDLELSFNNLNGPIPHSLSNLTRLEFLHLSSNQLSGAIPQDFGSQASIVKFALFDNILSGSLPQQICHERSLQQFLVSNNNLMGPIPDFRNCTSLMRVRLDNNRLVGNITDNFGVHPHLHYIDISHNRLYGELSPKWGKCKNLSVLKISGNNISGKIPLEVGQLTQLGELDLSSNQLAGEIPRELDFRACTS